From the Arvicola amphibius chromosome 2, mArvAmp1.2, whole genome shotgun sequence genome, one window contains:
- the Spsb2 gene encoding SPRY domain-containing SOCS box protein 2 isoform X2, translating into MGQTALARGSSSTPTSQALYSDFSPPEGLEELLSAPPLDLGAQRCHGWNPKDCSENIDVKEGGLCFERRPVAQSTDGVRGKKGYSRGLHAWEISWPLEQRGTHAVVGVATALAPLQVDHYAALLGSNGESWGWDIGRGKLYHQSKGLEAPQYPAGPQGEQLVVPERLLVVLDMEEGTLGYSIGGMYLGPAFRGLKGRTLYPSVSAVWGQCQVRIRYMGERRAEEPQSLLHLSRLCVRHALGDTRLGQISTLPLPPAMKRYLLYK; encoded by the exons ATGGGCCAGACGGCCCTTGCAAGGGGCAGCAGCAGCACCCCCACCTCGCAGGCTCTGTACTCTGACTTCTCTCCTCCCGAGGGCTTGGAGGAGCTCCTGTCTGCACCCCCTCTTGACCTAGGGGCCCAACGGTGCCACGGCTGGAATCCCAAGGATTGTTCCGAGAACATCGATGTCAAGGAAGGGGGGTTGTGCTTCGAGCGACGCCCTGTGGCCCAAAGCACCGATGGGGTCCGGGGAAAGAAGGGTTACTCGAGGGGCCTGCATGCCTGGGAGATCAGCTGGCCCCTGGAGCAGAGGGGCACACACGCCGTGGTGGGCGTGGCCACTGCCCTCGCCCCGCTGCAGGTTGACCACTATGCGGCGCTTTTGGGCAGCAATGGCGAGTCGTGGGGCTGGGATATTGGGCGGGGCAAATTGTATCATCAGAGTAAGGGCCTGGAGGCCCCCCAGTACCCAGCCGGACCTCAGGGTGAGCAGCTAGTGGTGCCAGAGAGACTGTTGGTGGTTCTCGATATGGAGGAGGGGACTCTGGGCTACTCTATTGGGGGCATGTACCTGGGACCAGCCTTCCGTGGACTGAAGGGCAGGACCCTCTATCCCTCTGTAAGCGCTGTTTGGGGCCAGTGCCAGGTCCGCATCCGCTACATGGGCGAGAGAAGAG CCGAGGAACCACAATCCCTTCTGCACCTGAGCCGCCTGTGTGTGCGCCATGCGCTGGGGGATACCCGGCTTGGCCAAATCTCCACCCTGCCTTTGCCCCCTGCCATGAAGCGCTACCTGCTCTACAAATGA
- the Spsb2 gene encoding SPRY domain-containing SOCS box protein 2 isoform X1, which produces MRGRSGVQLSEERRPSRSVSRVLSAAHLMGQTALARGSSSTPTSQALYSDFSPPEGLEELLSAPPLDLGAQRCHGWNPKDCSENIDVKEGGLCFERRPVAQSTDGVRGKKGYSRGLHAWEISWPLEQRGTHAVVGVATALAPLQVDHYAALLGSNGESWGWDIGRGKLYHQSKGLEAPQYPAGPQGEQLVVPERLLVVLDMEEGTLGYSIGGMYLGPAFRGLKGRTLYPSVSAVWGQCQVRIRYMGERRAEEPQSLLHLSRLCVRHALGDTRLGQISTLPLPPAMKRYLLYK; this is translated from the exons ATGAG GGGACGATCCGGAGTTCAACTTTCAGAAGAGAGACGCCCCAGCAGGTCTGTTTCGAGGGTCCTTTCAGCTGCTCACCTCATGGGCCAGACGGCCCTTGCAAGGGGCAGCAGCAGCACCCCCACCTCGCAGGCTCTGTACTCTGACTTCTCTCCTCCCGAGGGCTTGGAGGAGCTCCTGTCTGCACCCCCTCTTGACCTAGGGGCCCAACGGTGCCACGGCTGGAATCCCAAGGATTGTTCCGAGAACATCGATGTCAAGGAAGGGGGGTTGTGCTTCGAGCGACGCCCTGTGGCCCAAAGCACCGATGGGGTCCGGGGAAAGAAGGGTTACTCGAGGGGCCTGCATGCCTGGGAGATCAGCTGGCCCCTGGAGCAGAGGGGCACACACGCCGTGGTGGGCGTGGCCACTGCCCTCGCCCCGCTGCAGGTTGACCACTATGCGGCGCTTTTGGGCAGCAATGGCGAGTCGTGGGGCTGGGATATTGGGCGGGGCAAATTGTATCATCAGAGTAAGGGCCTGGAGGCCCCCCAGTACCCAGCCGGACCTCAGGGTGAGCAGCTAGTGGTGCCAGAGAGACTGTTGGTGGTTCTCGATATGGAGGAGGGGACTCTGGGCTACTCTATTGGGGGCATGTACCTGGGACCAGCCTTCCGTGGACTGAAGGGCAGGACCCTCTATCCCTCTGTAAGCGCTGTTTGGGGCCAGTGCCAGGTCCGCATCCGCTACATGGGCGAGAGAAGAG CCGAGGAACCACAATCCCTTCTGCACCTGAGCCGCCTGTGTGTGCGCCATGCGCTGGGGGATACCCGGCTTGGCCAAATCTCCACCCTGCCTTTGCCCCCTGCCATGAAGCGCTACCTGCTCTACAAATGA
- the Tpi1 gene encoding triosephosphate isomerase, protein MAPSRKFFVGGNWKMNGRKKCLGELICTLNAAKVPADTEVVCAPPTAYIDFARQKLDPKIAVAAQNCYKVTNGAFTGEISPGMIKDLGAAWVVLGHSERRHVFGESDELIGQKVAHALSEGLGVIACIGEKLDEREAGITEKVVFEQTKVIADNVKDWSKVVLAYEPVWAIGTGKTATPQQAQEVHEKLRGWLKSNVSDAVAQSTRIIYGGSVTGATCKELASQPDVDGFLVGGASLKPEFVDIINAKQ, encoded by the exons ATGGCGCCTTCCAGGAAGTTCTTCGTTGGGGGCAACTGGAAGATGAATGGAAGGAAGAAGTGCCTGGGAGAACTCATTTGTACCCTAAACGCGGCTAAGGTGCCGGCGGACACCG AGGTGGTTTGTGCACCCCCCACCGCCTACATCGACTTTGCCAGGCAGAAGCTAGATCCCAAGATTGCAGTGGCTGCGCAGAACTGCTACAAAGTGACCAATGGGGCCTTTACTGGGGAGATCAG CCCTGGCATGATCAAAGACTTAGGAGCCGCATGGGTAGTGCTGGGGCACTCGGAGAGAAGGCACGTCTTCGGGGAGTCTGATGAG cTGATTGGGCAGAAAGTAGCCCATGCCCTATCCGAGGGGCTCGGAGTGATCGCCTGCATTGGGGAGAAGTTGGATGAAAGGGAAGCTGGCATCACCGAGAAGGTTGTGTTCGAGCAAACCAAGGTCATCGCAG ATAATGTGAAGGACTGGAGCAAAGTGGTCCTGGCCTATGAACCTGTATGGGCCATCGGTACTGGCAAGACTGCAACACCTCAACAG GCCCAGGAAGTGCATGAGAAGCTTCGGGGTTGGCTGAAATCCAATGTCTCTGATGCGGTGGCTCAGAGCACCCGAATCATTTATGGAG GTTCAGTGACTGGAGCAACCTGCAAAGAGCTGGCAAGCCAGCCCGATGTGGATGGCTTCCTCGTGGGCGGGGCTTCCCTCAAGCCTGAATTTGTGGACATCATCAATGCCAAACAATAA